In Miscanthus floridulus cultivar M001 chromosome 5, ASM1932011v1, whole genome shotgun sequence, one genomic interval encodes:
- the LOC136450639 gene encoding stomatal closure-related actin-binding protein 1-like: protein MTRVIHDSGDDMQKEALDLVSSDVNFPKGRFPDYRIGPNNQIIDPEETHEAVPLKEIVAKETAQLLEQHKRLSVRDLKEKFEKGLSGASKLSEEAKRREAASLDRQVLLKKLRDVLDTLKGRVAGRNRDDAEEAISLVEALAVQLTQREGELIYEKAEVKKLANFLKQATEDARKVAEEERALALAEIEKARAAIEKVEKALHVHDSASSSKEKEEIEELRKEVREARRIKMLHQPSKVMDMEFELQALRTLISEKTQLCNQLKKELAMIKRLEEDSSDLFELEGSNTLGSQFCIIPRVDGAPNIANCPIQWYRVISGGTRELISGATKFTYAPEPFDVGRLLQAEIVLNADKIIVQTDGPIDNAAGLERYVDSLMKRTDIEFNVVVTQMNGKDYSSNSVHVFHIGKLRIKLRKGWSTKARESYSTTMKLCGSRGGGNAAARAVFWHARKGLSYTLAFETDRDRNAAIMIARKFASNCNIALAGPGDQGT from the exons ATGACAAGGGTCATCCATGACTCCGGAGATGACATGCAGAAGGAGGCACTTGATTTGGTCTCATCTGATGTTAACTTTCCCAAGGGACGTTTCCCAGACTACAGGATTGGACCAAACAACCAAATCATTGATCCAGAGGAGACACATGAGGCTGTACCTCTCAAGGAGATTGTTGCAAAGGAAACAGCGCAGTTGCTAGAGCAGCACAAGCGCCTTTCTGTGCgtgatctcaaagagaagtttgagaAGGGTCTATCTGGCGCTTCCAAGCTTTCTGAAGAG GCTAAGCGGCGAGAAGCCGCTTCATTAGACAGGCAGGTTCTTCTGAAGAAGCTCAGAGATGTTCTAGACACACTGAAAGGCCGTGTGGCTGGTCGAAATAGAGACGATGCTGAGGAAGCTATCTCACTG GTGGAGGCTCTAGCTGTCCAGCTGACACAACGAGAAGGGGAATTAATTTATGAGAAGGCTGAAGTAAAAAAATTGGCTAACTTCCTTAAGCAG GCTACTGAAGATGCACGCAAAGTAGCTGAAGAGGAAAGGGCTCTTGCGCTTGCTGAAATTGAAAAGGCTAGAGCTGCGATCGAAAAAGTCGAGAAAGCATTGCACGTGCATGATTCTGCGTCAAGTAGCAAAGAGAAGGAG GAGATAGAGGAACTTAGGAAAGAGGTCCGAGAGGCTAGGAGAATAAAAATGCTACACCAGCCAAGCAAG GTCATGGACATGGAGTTTGAGCTTCAGGCACTGCGGACTCTTATCTCAGAGAAGACTCAGCTATGCAATCAGCTAAAGAAAGAG cttgccatgaTCAAGAGGTTAGAAGAGGATAGTTCTGACCTCTTTGAGCTTGAAGGTTCTAATACCCTTGGATCGCAGTTTTGTATTATCCCTCGAGTTGATGGTGCTCCAAACATCGCAAACTGTCCAATTCAGTGGTATCGTGTAATTTCTGGAGGCACTAGAGAACTCATATCGG GAGCAACAAAATTTACGTATGCCCCAGAACCGTTTGATGTTGGCCGATTATTGCAAGCAGAGATAGTTCTGAATGCAGACAAAATTATAGTTCAGACAGATGGCCCTATAGATAACG CTGCAGGACTTGAACGATATGTGGACTCACTTATGAAAAGGACGGATATTGAGTTCAAT GTAGTAGTAACCCAAATGAATGGGAAGGATTACTCATCCAATTCTGTCCATGTATTTCACATTGGAAAGCTGAGAATAAAACTTCGAAAAGGATGGTCTACAAAAGCAAGAGAGTCATATTCCACTACGATGAAG TTATGTGGGAGTCGCGGTGGTGGTAATGCTGCAGCTAGGGCAGTTTTCTGGCATGCTCGGAAAGGCTTGTCCTACACTCTAGCTTTCGAAACAGACAGGGACAGGAACGCTGCGATTATGATTGCTCGCAAATTTGCTTCGAACTGCAAT ATCGCTCTCGCTGGCCCAGGCGACCAAGGCACCTGA